The following are encoded together in the Streptomyces rapamycinicus NRRL 5491 genome:
- a CDS encoding cytochrome P450, with amino-acid sequence MTDALPIPTGVPTTRRCPFELPSELLLLSEQGPLSRMRYSDGHLGWLVTGYSAARLVLGDSRFSNRADLARMPVAISSEAEQSRRAVPPGVFHRMDPPEHTRYRRLLTRHFTVRRMDRLVPRIEQLADGRLAAMERQGPPADLVADFAMPMSLDLLTELLGVPDEARERFRKESAALFELDSGAEEITRATQTIHERFRELIRQKKTGTAEDLLGHLAAEPDLPEDEAATIGMVILTAGFESTGNTLALGALALMRNAGQLDALRADPAVLDSAVEELLRYVTVTHFGPIRTALEDVQVGDDLIRAGDSVTLALPAVNRDPEHFTAPDTLDVTRPAAHHAAFGYGIHQCLGQQLARSLMRCSYARLFDRFPTLRPAVPFDEIHVRTDKNTYGLRELPVTW; translated from the coding sequence ATGACGGACGCTCTTCCGATTCCCACCGGTGTGCCCACCACGCGTCGGTGTCCGTTCGAACTGCCCAGCGAACTCCTGCTCCTCAGCGAACAGGGCCCGTTGAGCCGTATGCGCTATTCCGACGGCCATCTGGGATGGCTGGTCACCGGATATTCGGCCGCTCGGCTGGTGCTCGGCGACAGCCGATTCAGCAACCGGGCCGACCTGGCCCGTATGCCGGTGGCGATTTCCTCCGAGGCCGAGCAGTCGCGGCGTGCGGTGCCGCCCGGTGTCTTCCATCGCATGGACCCGCCCGAGCACACGCGCTACCGTCGGCTGCTCACCCGCCACTTCACCGTGCGCCGCATGGACCGGCTGGTCCCGAGGATCGAGCAGTTGGCCGACGGGCGGCTGGCGGCGATGGAGCGGCAGGGGCCACCGGCCGACCTCGTGGCCGACTTCGCCATGCCGATGTCACTCGACCTCCTCACGGAGTTGCTGGGCGTACCGGACGAGGCCCGTGAGCGGTTCCGGAAGGAATCGGCGGCGCTGTTCGAACTCGACTCCGGCGCCGAGGAGATCACCCGCGCCACGCAGACGATCCACGAGCGGTTCCGCGAGCTGATCAGGCAGAAGAAGACCGGGACGGCGGAGGATCTGCTGGGGCATCTGGCCGCCGAGCCCGATCTGCCGGAGGACGAGGCCGCGACGATCGGCATGGTCATCCTCACCGCCGGCTTCGAGTCGACCGGCAACACCTTGGCCCTCGGCGCCCTCGCGCTGATGCGGAACGCCGGGCAGCTGGACGCGCTGCGGGCCGACCCGGCCGTGCTGGACTCCGCCGTGGAGGAGTTGCTGCGGTATGTCACCGTCACCCACTTCGGGCCCATCCGCACCGCCCTGGAGGACGTCCAGGTCGGCGACGACCTGATCAGGGCCGGGGACTCGGTCACCCTCGCGCTGCCCGCGGTCAACCGCGATCCGGAGCACTTCACGGCGCCCGACACGCTGGACGTCACCCGCCCGGCGGCCCACCACGCCGCGTTCGGCTACGGCATTCACCAGTGCCTGGGGCAGCAACTCGCCCGCTCGCTGATGCGCTGCTCGTACGCCAGACTCTTCGACCGGTTCCCCACCCTGCGGCCGGCCGTTCCGTTCGACGAAATCCATGTCCGTACGGACAAGAACACCTATGGGCTGCGCGAGCTGCCGGTGACGTGGTGA
- a CDS encoding non-ribosomal peptide synthetase — MNGSRYPQGSRYPLSAAQREIWVAQRINPDGLQFQVGQYVEIHGPLNPALFESALRRAVAEADTLHARFPDNDGGIDGGIDGVPHQVLGPPGDWALRTLDLSRGPGPRAAAEQWMREELRTPMDLARGPLFSFALIKTAADRFVWYQGYHHIVTDGAGSTLFARRVAELYTAFHKGEPAGESPFSSLAALLDQEAEYRKSEEFERDRRYWLERFASPPQAARLTTEPGTEPSDFLRHTTLIGADEADRLREAARAARTHWSVVLTAVVAVYLHRLTGAADITLGFAVSARKDPISRRTPGTLANILPLRVELNAATTWTDVLRRLSREVRMALSHQRYRGEDLARDLHLTGGVPALVGPEVNVMSFDWDLEFGECRATHHNLANGPIPDVSVMAYERPDGGIRIDLNGNADLYGPQDLADHQRRLLTLLEAVVVDAGRCAGGVALVSVAEREELLGWGIGGVGTVSSGTVPGALGCGGAVAVVCGEVALSYEELGSRSDRLARFLVGCGVGPERLVAVVMPRSVDLVMVLLAVLKAGGAYVPVDPGYPAERVRFMVADAGPVLVVASGEVVDRLPSLDVPVVVLDDPETAREVASRPDGEVTDADRLAALWPSHPAYVMYTSGSTGTPKGVVVSHQSLVNTIEWAVETLGTRALSHVMMSTSASFDVSAFELFAPLACGGRVEIVDDAVALVERLPHRPEASLVSGVPSALAQVAKAIGPRDFPGVVVCAGEALAGPAARTIGDALPGCRVLNAYGPTEATVYATAGWCDGEAEGAAPIGGPIAGMRAYVVDGGLGLVPVGVVGELYVAGVGLARGYVGRAGLTAERFVADPFGGVGERMYRTGDLVRWRSDGALEFVGRADDQVKVRGFRIELGEVEGAVGVHPLVGQVAVVVREDRPGDRRLVAYVVPAGGACDVGVVREFVRGRLPEFMVPGAWVVLDRLPVTANGKLDRRALPVPEVGGSGSGREPRTAVERTLCRLYAEVLGLERVGAEDGFYDLGGDSISTIQLVSRARAAGLVITPADVFAHKTVARLAHTATPATGSARDQAADVPIGQVTPTPIMEWLREQGGPVDGFCQAMLMTTPAGAGTPQLADVLQAMTDHHDALRLRLADRLDGAWSAEVATGGTVRAAQRVRRIETTDGRLPESLLAEQFTTARGRLDPRAGVMWQAVHFDAGARHPGRLLLVIHHLAVDGVSWRVLLPDLAAAWAAVAAERPVEWQPVGTSFRRWAALLAAEAETEVRERELRHWEGVLADVRPVVAGVRPVVSGRTGGDRDTFGTAGNMALPMPGEDTEPLLTRVPGAFHAGVHDVLLAAFAVALGMWRERHGRGAGGGPVVVDVEGHGRSHPLAEEVDLSRTVGWFTALYPVRLEPGRVDQEETRRGGPALGRAVKRVKEQLRALPGHGLGYGLLRYLNPRTRPRLAALPTPDIRFNYLGRIAAPRGAAPWTPAGDGTSGPLMAGADADAPLPYALELNAVTYDGPDGPCLVAHWSWARGLLTEEEVSDLAQTWFTVLKAIRAHAERPDAGGRTPSDLPLVNLNQDQIDRLEAVWRKKR; from the coding sequence ATGAATGGGTCTCGCTATCCTCAGGGGTCTCGCTACCCGCTATCGGCTGCCCAGCGGGAGATCTGGGTGGCGCAGCGCATCAACCCGGATGGCCTGCAATTCCAAGTAGGCCAGTATGTCGAGATCCACGGGCCCCTCAACCCCGCCCTTTTCGAATCGGCGCTGCGCCGGGCCGTCGCCGAGGCCGACACCCTGCACGCACGCTTCCCGGACAATGATGGCGGCATCGACGGCGGCATCGACGGCGTGCCCCATCAGGTGCTCGGCCCGCCCGGCGACTGGGCGCTGCGGACCCTCGACCTGAGCCGGGGCCCCGGCCCCCGTGCCGCCGCCGAACAGTGGATGCGCGAGGAACTCAGGACGCCGATGGACCTGGCGCGCGGTCCGCTGTTCTCCTTCGCCCTCATCAAGACGGCGGCGGATCGGTTCGTCTGGTACCAGGGATATCACCACATCGTGACCGACGGCGCGGGCAGCACGCTCTTCGCCCGCCGGGTCGCCGAACTCTACACGGCATTCCACAAAGGCGAACCCGCCGGTGAGTCCCCATTCTCTTCACTGGCCGCCCTGCTCGACCAGGAAGCCGAGTACCGGAAATCCGAGGAATTCGAGCGTGACCGCCGGTACTGGCTGGAGCGTTTTGCCTCCCCGCCCCAGGCCGCGCGTCTCACCACCGAGCCCGGCACCGAACCCAGCGATTTCCTGCGCCATACCACCCTGATCGGAGCCGATGAGGCCGACCGCCTCAGAGAGGCCGCGCGGGCCGCCCGGACTCACTGGTCGGTGGTGTTGACCGCTGTTGTCGCGGTTTACCTGCACCGCTTGACCGGGGCAGCGGACATCACGCTCGGCTTCGCTGTTTCGGCGCGAAAGGACCCGATTTCCCGCCGTACTCCCGGAACGCTGGCCAACATACTTCCGCTCCGCGTGGAATTGAACGCCGCGACGACCTGGACCGATGTGCTGCGACGCCTTTCCCGGGAAGTCCGCATGGCCTTGTCGCATCAGCGCTATCGCGGCGAGGATCTGGCCCGCGACCTCCATCTCACCGGGGGTGTTCCGGCCCTCGTGGGGCCCGAGGTCAACGTCATGTCGTTCGACTGGGACCTGGAGTTCGGCGAATGCCGGGCCACCCACCACAATCTGGCCAACGGCCCGATCCCCGATGTGTCGGTCATGGCCTACGAACGGCCCGACGGCGGAATCCGCATCGACCTGAACGGCAACGCCGACCTCTACGGCCCCCAGGATCTGGCCGACCACCAGCGGCGCCTCCTCACCTTGCTGGAGGCGGTGGTGGTGGATGCGGGGCGTTGTGCGGGTGGCGTGGCGTTGGTTTCGGTGGCGGAGCGTGAGGAGTTGTTGGGGTGGGGGATCGGCGGGGTTGGGACGGTGTCGTCGGGGACGGTGCCGGGGGCGTTGGGGTGTGGTGGGGCGGTTGCGGTGGTGTGCGGGGAGGTGGCGTTGTCGTATGAGGAGTTGGGGTCGCGGTCGGATCGGTTGGCGCGGTTTTTGGTGGGGTGTGGGGTGGGGCCGGAGCGGTTGGTGGCGGTGGTGATGCCGCGTTCGGTTGATTTGGTGATGGTGTTGCTGGCGGTGTTGAAGGCCGGTGGTGCGTATGTACCGGTGGACCCCGGGTATCCGGCGGAGCGGGTGCGGTTCATGGTGGCGGATGCCGGGCCGGTGCTGGTGGTGGCGTCGGGTGAGGTGGTGGACCGGCTGCCGTCGTTGGATGTTCCGGTAGTGGTGCTGGACGATCCGGAGACCGCTCGTGAGGTGGCGAGTCGTCCAGATGGCGAGGTGACCGACGCGGATCGTCTGGCGGCGCTGTGGCCATCACATCCGGCGTATGTGATGTACACCTCCGGCTCGACCGGCACCCCCAAGGGCGTCGTGGTGTCCCACCAGAGCCTGGTCAACACCATCGAGTGGGCCGTCGAAACCCTGGGGACGCGGGCCCTCTCCCACGTGATGATGTCGACCTCGGCGAGTTTCGACGTGTCCGCCTTCGAGCTGTTCGCTCCGCTCGCGTGCGGTGGGCGTGTGGAGATCGTGGACGATGCCGTGGCCCTGGTGGAGCGGTTGCCCCACCGGCCGGAAGCGAGTCTGGTGAGCGGCGTCCCTTCGGCCCTGGCCCAGGTCGCGAAGGCCATCGGACCACGGGACTTCCCGGGCGTCGTGGTCTGCGCCGGGGAGGCCCTGGCGGGCCCGGCGGCCCGCACCATCGGTGACGCCCTGCCCGGCTGCCGGGTGCTCAACGCCTACGGCCCGACGGAGGCCACGGTCTACGCGACGGCCGGGTGGTGCGACGGCGAGGCCGAGGGCGCCGCACCGATTGGCGGGCCGATCGCCGGTATGCGTGCGTATGTGGTGGATGGTGGGTTGGGTTTGGTGCCGGTGGGTGTGGTGGGTGAGTTGTATGTGGCGGGTGTGGGGTTGGCGCGGGGGTATGTGGGGCGTGCGGGGTTGACGGCGGAGCGGTTTGTGGCGGATCCGTTCGGTGGGGTGGGGGAGCGGATGTATCGCACCGGAGATCTGGTGCGGTGGCGGTCGGACGGGGCCCTGGAATTCGTCGGCCGGGCGGATGATCAGGTGAAGGTGCGTGGTTTTCGGATTGAGTTGGGTGAGGTGGAGGGTGCGGTGGGTGTGCATCCGTTGGTGGGTCAGGTGGCGGTGGTGGTGCGGGAGGACCGTCCCGGGGATCGGCGGTTGGTGGCGTACGTGGTCCCTGCTGGGGGCGCATGTGATGTGGGGGTGGTGCGGGAGTTTGTGCGGGGGCGGTTGCCGGAGTTCATGGTGCCGGGGGCGTGGGTGGTACTGGACCGGCTGCCCGTGACGGCGAACGGCAAGCTGGACCGGCGGGCCCTGCCGGTGCCGGAGGTCGGGGGGTCTGGTTCGGGTCGTGAGCCACGTACGGCCGTGGAACGGACGCTGTGCCGTTTGTACGCCGAGGTGCTGGGCCTGGAGCGGGTGGGGGCCGAGGACGGCTTCTACGACCTCGGCGGCGACAGCATCTCCACCATCCAGCTGGTCAGCCGGGCCAGAGCGGCCGGGCTGGTCATCACTCCGGCCGACGTGTTCGCCCACAAGACGGTGGCCCGGCTGGCGCACACGGCGACGCCCGCGACCGGTTCGGCCCGTGACCAGGCGGCCGATGTCCCGATCGGCCAGGTGACACCGACCCCCATCATGGAGTGGCTCCGTGAGCAGGGCGGCCCGGTCGACGGCTTCTGCCAGGCGATGCTGATGACCACACCCGCCGGAGCCGGTACCCCACAGCTCGCGGACGTTCTGCAGGCCATGACCGACCACCACGACGCGCTGCGGCTGCGGTTGGCGGACCGCCTCGATGGGGCATGGTCGGCCGAGGTGGCGACGGGCGGAACGGTACGCGCCGCGCAGCGGGTGCGCCGTATCGAGACCACGGACGGCCGGCTCCCGGAAAGCCTGCTGGCCGAGCAGTTCACCACCGCCCGTGGCCGCCTCGACCCGAGGGCGGGGGTGATGTGGCAGGCGGTGCACTTCGACGCCGGGGCGCGGCATCCGGGGCGGCTCCTGCTGGTCATCCACCACCTGGCGGTCGACGGTGTCTCCTGGCGCGTCCTGCTGCCGGACCTGGCGGCCGCCTGGGCGGCGGTGGCGGCGGAACGACCGGTGGAGTGGCAGCCAGTGGGCACGTCGTTCCGTCGCTGGGCCGCACTGCTGGCCGCCGAGGCGGAAACGGAGGTCCGGGAGAGGGAGCTGCGCCACTGGGAGGGGGTCCTGGCCGATGTACGGCCCGTGGTGGCGGGTGTACGGCCCGTGGTGTCGGGTCGGACCGGCGGCGACCGCGACACCTTCGGGACCGCCGGAAACATGGCGTTGCCCATGCCCGGTGAGGACACCGAGCCGTTGCTGACCCGAGTGCCCGGGGCGTTCCACGCCGGTGTGCACGATGTGCTGCTCGCCGCGTTCGCCGTGGCCCTCGGCATGTGGCGGGAGCGCCACGGCCGGGGCGCCGGCGGCGGGCCCGTGGTGGTGGACGTGGAAGGACACGGCCGGTCACACCCCTTGGCCGAGGAGGTGGACCTCTCGCGCACCGTCGGGTGGTTCACCGCCCTCTATCCCGTCCGGCTGGAACCGGGCCGGGTGGACCAGGAGGAGACCCGGCGTGGCGGTCCCGCGCTCGGCCGTGCGGTCAAGCGAGTCAAGGAGCAACTGCGGGCCCTCCCCGGCCATGGACTCGGCTACGGGCTGCTGCGCTACCTCAACCCCCGCACCCGGCCCCGCCTCGCCGCGCTCCCGACCCCCGACATCCGGTTCAACTACCTCGGCCGCATCGCCGCACCGCGCGGCGCGGCACCGTGGACACCCGCCGGGGACGGTACGAGCGGCCCGCTCATGGCGGGCGCGGACGCCGATGCCCCGCTGCCCTACGCCTTGGAGCTGAACGCCGTCACGTACGACGGCCCCGACGGCCCGTGCCTCGTGGCGCACTGGTCCTGGGCTCGTGGACTGCTCACCGAGGAGGAGGTGAGCGACCTCGCACAGACCTGGTTCACCGTGCTGAAGGCCATCAGGGCGCATGCCGAACGCCCGGACGCGGGCGGCCGCACACCCTCCGACCTCCCCCTGGTGAACCTCAACCAGGACCAGATCGACCGACTCGAGGCAGTGTGGAGGAAGAAACGATGA
- a CDS encoding DUF779 domain-containing protein: MDRIALTPAAAELIRKLRADHGPLMFHQSGGCCDGSAPMCYPLGEFRTGGSDVLLGELEVDGVEEPVGFWMSASQFELWAHTHLTVDVVPGRGSGFSLEAPEGVRFLIRSRLLDDTAS, translated from the coding sequence ATGGACCGTATCGCGCTGACACCGGCCGCGGCCGAGCTGATCCGCAAGCTGCGGGCGGATCACGGGCCGCTGATGTTCCACCAGTCGGGCGGCTGCTGCGACGGCAGCGCGCCGATGTGCTATCCGCTCGGCGAGTTCCGTACGGGTGGATCGGACGTACTGCTCGGGGAGCTGGAGGTGGACGGGGTCGAGGAGCCGGTGGGCTTCTGGATGTCGGCCTCGCAGTTCGAGCTGTGGGCCCATACGCATCTCACGGTGGACGTGGTGCCGGGCCGCGGCAGCGGCTTCTCCCTGGAGGCGCCGGAGGGCGTGCGCTTCCTGATCCGCTCACGGCTGCTGGACGACACGGCGAGTTGA